A genomic segment from Tachypleus tridentatus isolate NWPU-2018 unplaced genomic scaffold, ASM421037v1 Hic_cluster_2, whole genome shotgun sequence encodes:
- the LOC143242787 gene encoding thyrotropin-releasing hormone receptor-like — protein sequence MSSQMIFPTDCTRSNRRLTYANCSSYSTDCFLSNCSNTFWTSANHTLVVSNFTETAIGVDEKLEEFREQSRFWIQRVLVPVILIVGLIGNTITIVILTRRRMRSSTNNYLAALAIFDMLYLMCVFGLSLSHYPGIQSPSYVVYWHIRPFAIMLTDACSNTSVWLTVTFTIERYIAVCHPIKGKVYCTESRAKKVIAFVSLICFFLTLPTPFEWTVIEITDMDTNKTMMTMDFSDFGNNHLYKTVYYTMTAILFIFVPLFLLAIFNSFLIRSVHLSKIQRDTMTHHRESRDSLQQENKITIMLIAVVVLFFVCQLPTAAILVYTSLHTVPPHTNKEALLLGLGNIFNFLVCINAAGNFVLYCLFSQKYRRTFLQTFCPCIKSKLVRLQSVYQRSAYSNVDDSLRSSRTNVVRRSTLNRVSKPSCSGNFRESETSRRECLDITDCHSSIVLPLTHVSSHHDEEERSIVRKHTKFPSIFSSQWKQMLGKKKECGQIKNVTYQEENETAIITNPKCMLTINVHSTV from the coding sequence ATGTCCTCTCAAATGATATTTCCCACAGACTGCACGAGGAGCAATCGACGGCTTACATATGCTAATTGTTCGTCATACAGTACAGACTGCTTTCTTTCTAATTGTAGTAATACATTCTGGACCAGTGCCAACCACACACTTGTCGTTTCAAACTTCACCGAAACAGCGATTGGAGTAGACGAAAAACTCGAAGAATTTCGAGAACAGAGTCGTTTCTGGATTCAGCGAGTTCTGGTTCCTGTCATCCTTATTGTTGGTCTAATTGGAAATACCATAACGATAGTTATACTGACCAGACGGCGCATGCGTTCCTCTACCAATAATTACTTAGCAGCTCTAGCTATCTTTgatatgttatatttaatgtgCGTTTTTGGTCTGTCTCTGTCTCATTATCCAGGGATACAGAGTCCAAGTTACGTTGTATATTGGCACATTCGGCCCTTTGCTATTATGTTAACAGACGCTTGTAGCAATACATCAGTTTGGCTAACAGTGACCTTTACGATAGAGAGGTACATTGCAGTTTGTCACCCAATCAAAGGAAAAGTATATTGTACAGAGTCTAGAGCAAAGAAAGTCATTGCCTTTGTTTCCCTGATCTGTTTTTTCTTAACCTTGCCAACTCCATTTGAGTGGACCGTCATTGAAATCACAGATATGGATACAAATAAAACTATGATGACTATGGATTTTTCGGACTTTGGAAATAACCACCTCTACAAAACAGTGTACTATACCATGACGgccattttgttcatctttgtCCCACTTTTTCTTCTTGCCATATTCAATTCCTTCCTCATCAGGTCGGTTCACCTTTCTAAGATACAACGGGACACCATGACACATCACAGAGAGTCAAGAGATTCTCtccaacaggaaaataaaattacaatcatGTTGATTGCTGTAGTTGTCTTATTTTTTGTCTGTCAGCTTCCAACCGCAGCAATATTAGTCTATACATCCTTACATACCGTTCCTCCTCATACCAACAAAGAGGCTCTTCTTCTGGGACTAGGTAACATCTTCAACTTTTTGGTGTGTATCAATGCAGCTGGAAACTTCGTCTTGTATTGTTTATTCAGTCAAAAATATCGACGGACTTTTCTTCAGACATTCTGTCCGTGCATCAAGAGCAAGTTGGTCCGTTTACAGTCCGTGTACCAGAGATCCGCGTATAGTAACGTGGACGACAGCTTGCGGTCATCTAGAACCAATGTGGTTCGTCGATCGACACTCAACAGAGTTAGCAAGCCATCGTGTTCTGGAAACTTTCGAGAATCTGAAACTAGCAGGCGTGAATGTCTGGACATTACTGACTGTCACAGCTCTATTGTTCTTCCTCTGACCCACGTGTCCAGTCATCATGATGAAGAGGAAAGATCCATAGTGAGAAAACATACAAAATTTCCCTCGATTTTTAGTAGTCAGTGGAAGCAGATGTTGGGTAAAAAAAAAGAGTGTGGTCAGATAAAAAACGTGACCTATCAGGAAGAAAACGAAACAGCAATCATAACTAACCCTAAATGTATGCTTACTATAAACGTTCATTCGACAGTATAA